CGCTGTTCGGAAAGCTTCATAACGGCATCCCCTTCTCTTCCGCCAGCTTCTTCTTGATCATCGCCAGCAGCCGCTGCTGGTCGATGCCGGCGGGCGCGCCGCGCAGGTGCGCCGCCAGCAGCTTCTGCGCCTCGCGGTCGAGGTCTTCCTCCTCGGCCAGGTTGCGCCGGATGATCGCCTCGATGCGCCCCTGCACCAGGCCGCGCTCGGCCTTCAGCCGTGCCCCGCCCCGCTCCAGCAGGTCGGTCAGCAGGGCGTCGGCGAGGCGGCGGATCTGTTCGTCGGTAAAGCGCATGAGCAACTCCATAAGGGGGTGACTGCCTACCGTCGCTCCGCATCGTACCTGCGGGGAGGCCGTCTGTCAACGAGGGAACACGCTTGACAGGGAGGCGCCAAATGGGTAAGGTTTGCGCGATATGTAGGGGCTCGCAGCCGCCTCCGCCAGAGCAGCGCAAGCTGCGGCGGCCGGATGCGTCGCCCCTACGGTCTTTTCCACCGTCAGGAGCAGAGAGAACGCCATGCCCAAGAAACTCTACATCCCCGGACCGGTCGAGGTCAGCCGC
The sequence above is a segment of the Desulfuromonadales bacterium genome. Coding sequences within it:
- a CDS encoding DUF507 family protein, with the translated sequence MRFTDEQIRRLADALLTDLLERGGARLKAERGLVQGRIEAIIRRNLAEEEDLDREAQKLLAAHLRGAPAGIDQQRLLAMIKKKLAEEKGMPL